A region of Candidatus Binatia bacterium DNA encodes the following proteins:
- the trpB gene encoding tryptophan synthase subunit beta, translating to MKNSRHSSPPQKAPDRRGHFGVFGGRYVSETLMPALIELEKAYGAARRDAAFRREFHRHLREYAGRETPLYFAAGLTKKLGGARIYLKREDLCHTGAHKINNTLGQILLAQRMGKSRIIAETGAGQHGVAAATVCAALGLECVVYMGSEDMERQSLNVYRMKLLGAEVRAVNSGTCTLKDAINETIRDWATNVETTHYMLGSAVGPHPYPLMVRDFQCVIGWEARRQSLEMFSQLPKAVVACVGGGSNAIGGFMPFVDDPAVELIGVEAGGLGLATGEHAASLCAGTIGVLHGTRSFVLQDANGQIQNTHSISAGLDYPAVGPEHAFLKTTGRARYVAANDDAALRAFQLLSETEGIMPALEPAHALAYIADDAKSFPPDALVLMILSGRGDKDVSRDLLQEL from the coding sequence ATGAAAAACTCAAGGCATTCATCGCCGCCGCAAAAAGCGCCTGACCGGCGCGGTCACTTCGGCGTCTTCGGCGGCCGTTACGTGTCGGAGACGCTGATGCCGGCGCTGATCGAGCTGGAGAAGGCCTACGGCGCCGCGCGGCGCGACGCCGCTTTTCGCCGCGAGTTCCATCGCCACCTCCGCGAGTACGCCGGCAGGGAGACGCCGCTTTATTTCGCCGCGGGTTTGACGAAAAAGCTGGGCGGCGCGCGGATCTATCTCAAGCGCGAAGACCTCTGCCACACCGGCGCGCACAAGATCAACAACACCCTGGGGCAGATCCTGCTCGCGCAGAGGATGGGGAAGAGCAGGATCATCGCGGAGACCGGCGCCGGCCAGCACGGCGTGGCGGCGGCGACGGTCTGCGCCGCCCTGGGACTGGAATGCGTCGTGTATATGGGCTCGGAAGACATGGAGCGGCAGTCGCTCAACGTGTATCGGATGAAGCTACTGGGCGCCGAGGTGCGAGCCGTCAATAGCGGGACCTGCACGCTGAAAGACGCGATCAACGAGACGATTCGCGACTGGGCGACAAACGTGGAGACCACCCATTACATGCTGGGCTCGGCGGTGGGGCCACATCCGTATCCCCTAATGGTGCGCGACTTCCAGTGCGTGATCGGCTGGGAAGCTCGGCGGCAGTCGCTGGAGATGTTTTCTCAACTCCCTAAAGCGGTCGTCGCGTGCGTGGGCGGTGGGAGCAATGCCATTGGCGGCTTCATGCCGTTTGTTGATGATCCGGCGGTCGAGCTGATCGGAGTGGAGGCGGGCGGGTTGGGCCTGGCAACCGGCGAGCACGCGGCATCGCTGTGCGCGGGAACTATCGGTGTGCTGCACGGCACGCGCTCATTCGTGCTGCAGGACGCGAACGGGCAGATCCAGAACACCCATAGCATCTCGGCCGGCCTCGACTATCCGGCGGTGGGTCCCGAGCACGCTTTTCTCAAGACGACCGGCCGCGCGCGCTACGTCGCTGCAAACGACGACGCGGCATTGCGCGCATTCCAGCTGCTGTCCGAGACGGAAGGCATCATGCCCGCCCTGGAGCCGGCCCACGCGCTCGCCTACATCGCCGACGACGCTAAGAGCTTCCCGCCCGATGCGCTGGTCCTGATGATCCTGTCCGGCCGGGGCGACAAAGACGTCAGCCGCGACCTCCTCCAGGAACTGGA
- a CDS encoding phosphoribosylanthranilate isomerase translates to MVKIKVCGITNIDDAIRAVELGADLLGFNFYPPSPRYIAPEKARAILAQVPPEIGKVALFVNEPAAKIRDVIGQQAFSGLQFHGDESATYCRGWELKVIKAFRVRDRESLGAIDGFPADYYLVDSWAPGYGGSGAPFPWSWLEGLRPDRLILAGGLDAGNVAEAIRLVRPYGVDVCTGVEARPGIKDHEKLKAFIAAAKSA, encoded by the coding sequence ATGGTAAAGATAAAAGTCTGCGGCATCACGAATATCGACGACGCGATCCGGGCGGTGGAGCTGGGGGCGGATCTTCTCGGCTTCAATTTTTATCCGCCGAGCCCGCGCTACATAGCGCCGGAGAAAGCGCGGGCGATTCTCGCTCAAGTGCCGCCGGAAATCGGCAAGGTGGCTCTCTTCGTCAACGAGCCGGCGGCAAAAATCCGCGACGTCATCGGCCAGCAGGCTTTTTCCGGCCTGCAATTTCACGGCGACGAGAGCGCGACATACTGCCGCGGCTGGGAGCTTAAAGTCATCAAGGCGTTTCGGGTTCGGGATCGGGAATCGCTCGGCGCCATCGATGGCTTTCCGGCCGACTATTATCTGGTGGACTCCTGGGCGCCGGGCTACGGCGGCTCGGGCGCACCGTTTCCCTGGAGCTGGCTCGAAGGCCTCAGGCCGGATCGGTTGATCCTTGCGGGCGGCCTGGACGCGGGAAACGTGGCCGAAGCGATTCGTCTCGTTCGTCCCTATGGAGTGGACGTTTGCACCGGCGTCGAAGCCAGGCCCGGAATCAAAGATCATGAAAAACTCAAGGCATTCATCGCCGCCGCAAAAAGCGCCTGA